The following nucleotide sequence is from Salvia splendens isolate huo1 chromosome 2, SspV2, whole genome shotgun sequence.
GCGTTGTCACTTGGAAGATTAATTTTCATACTTTAGAATCATCAATAACATTATGAATCCAAATCCATGTATGCTTCCGCTTTAAGTTTATCAATCTTATTCAACATGTATGATTTGTGTGATGAATTATGTGAATCATTAATTTGatttcaacaattggtatcagagccaatacATGTTGGAATGAATTGATAATTCCTTAATTTATAGTTCTGTGTTAGGATTCGATTTATGAAAACTATGTGTTCAAATTGATGAAGAATTTTTGAACGAAATTCTTTGAAGTTTGTTGAATTCAATCACAAGTTTTACAGTTGATCACGCAAACCAATATGTGATTCTTGAAAATTGGTTTTGAATTCTGTTTTGATTCAATTTGATTCTTGAAAATCGTTCGACTAAATCGTTTTAAATTTTGAAGCTTGTTAAATACAATCTGAATCAGAAATTCTCGTTTCTAAAACCAAGTTATTCtgtcaaattatttttttgggaaatttCAGAATTGATTCATTAATTTTAAGCATCTCCTTGTGTTCGACAGAATGGTTGTGAGAAACTgtttcttctttgtaatttttGTTGATGGAAATTTACGTTAAAATCCATATTTATGGTGTTTTAAAACATTCAGTTTCTCTGTCAAAATAAAAGAGATTTATTCAAAATTTAGTTTTCAATCATATCTGACCATCAACCATTTATTCCGACGAACGGAGACGGCGTCGCCAACAAAGTCAGAGCGGTTGATGGCGGTTGTGATGGTGAAACGGTGCATTGTTTCGTGAAACAACGCGtctatttaattttgattcagTTTCTTGGGGCTGAATAGTTGTGATGTTTTGCATCCAAAGTGAATCAGATGTTTTCTAAAATAAAGAAATCAAATCAAAGACATTGTGGACTTagaactattttttctctattaATATTTACAACGTTTGCTGAAGCCCAAGAGTATTTTTAAACAATTAATggtattttaattgttttggttattaagtaattaattaaataatgactTGAAGCTTTTGTTGTCTATTATTCTAAAGGAATTAATTAAAGCATTAACTCGCCAAAGTGAGCTCTGACGTgtagattaatttatttggaaTGTAGAGATTATTTGTATACTTGAAATACATGCGAATAGTTAATCGGCCCAAAGGAAGATTGTTATTTGGTCGTGTTTCTTGTGTACTTTGTTGTAATAATATGAGATTATCCTTAAGTCATTGTGGACATTAAGTCGGCCCAAAGGAAGACTTATTGTTTGACAGGAAATGATTATCTATATTTGATTACTACATATTAAGATGTCACTTGCGAGTTATTATTTTGTCcaaagatgaaattttaatgttgtGCCGACATCTTGAAATGGGAAttgtcattatttaatttatttacttattatttCCGTGAGCTAATTATTGTCCTACTTGTTATATTTGTTCTTTGCTAGCTCAAGAATCTGCTATTGGTTTTCTAAATTCCATTCATATACTAAAAGGCAATACCTATGCATCGTGGAGAAGCAAGGTATTGATTGGTTTGGGGATTGCAAATTTAGACTATGCACTTCGAACGGAGCAACCCGCCCCTCTTACTGATGAAAGTTCCGACGAGGATAAACGGAATTTTGAGAGGTGGGAACACTCCAATCGCATGAGTCTTATGATTATGCAACATGCTATCCCTGAAAACTTTCGTGGTACTGTCCCGAAAGAAGCAACTGCTAAGGAATTCCTCGAGACCATTGATATGAATTTTGCAAGCAATGA
It contains:
- the LOC121772683 gene encoding uncharacterized protein LOC121772683: MESQAHSAQESAIGFLNSIHILKGNTYASWRSKVLIGLGIANLDYALRTEQPAPLTDESSDEDKRNFERWEHSNRMSLMIMQHAIPENFRGTVPKEATAKEFLETIDMNFASNEKAETASLMHKLVTMRYNGRGEIREHIMEMSNTASKLTALNLTISDDQLVHLVMISLPHQFDYFKRKRG